In a genomic window of Pieris brassicae chromosome 7, ilPieBrab1.1, whole genome shotgun sequence:
- the LOC123711936 gene encoding nudC domain-containing protein 3: MGENQDFEKYDKILTSILEGEKSIIGFLSAIFGFLARRTDFYYTPEGPYENMGFPPGVAEELVVKVLRKCDPKNWKLSQAEENDLSNEIMCSTVAQEVEIVDEQDNFREQKIVIDKAVQKAREKKSVPIIPDDYKPPVIPVQNSESYNGAVRDKYTWSQTIMDLDVIINLPANVRSSKDLKVTINPGDISVITRNQDIIIKDLLPFKIKTLESLWSISEGRLLLHLEKVQERWWDRLLNNEEPINLDKIDCSRSLNELPEDHIAKVRELQWNQEQKMKGLPTSDEIKNIELLKKAWNSPGSPFLGKDFDPNVLYKP, translated from the exons ATGGGTGAAAATCAAGATTTTGAAAAGTATGATAAAATTCTTACATCAATTTTAGAAGGGGAAAAGTCAATTATTGGTTTCCTTTCTGCTATATTTGGCTTTCTAGCCAGACG AACTGATTTCTACTACACACCAGAAGGTCCATATGAGAATATGGGTTTTCCACCTGGAGTCGCTGAAGAACTGGTTGTGAAAGTTTTACGTAAATGTGACCCAAAGAACTGGAAACTATCTCAAGCTGAAGAAAATGATTTGAGCAATGAGATAATGTGTTCAACTGTTGCTCAGGAAGTTGAAATTGTTGATGAACAAGATAATTTCAGAgaacaaaaaattgttatagatAAGGCAGTTCAAAAAGCACGGGAAAAAAAAAGTGTTCCAATAATACCAGATGATTATAAACCTCCAGTCATTCCAGTGCAAAATAGTGAATCCTACAATGGAGCTGTGAGAGATAAATATACTTGGTCCCAAACAATTATGGATCTAG ATGTTATCATAAACCTGCCTGCAAATGTAAGATCATCAAAGGACTTGAAAGTCACAATAAATCCTGGAGATATTTCTGTTATAACCAGAAAccaagatattattataaaagatttacttccttttaaaataaaaacactagAAAGCCTTTGGAGTATTAGTGAAGGAAggcttttattacatttag AAAAAGTGCAAGAACGTTGGTGGGAcagattattaaataatgaagaaCCAATAAATTTAGACAAAATTGATTGCTCAAGATCTTTAAATGAATTACCAGAAGATCACATTgcaaag GTAAGAGAATTACAATGGAATCAAGAACAAAAAATGAAAGGACTACCAACTAGTGATGAAATCAAGAATATAGAGCTATTGAAAAAAGCATGGAATAGTCCAGGATCGCCATTTTTAGGCAAGGATTTTGATCCAAATGTTCTTTATAaaccataa